Within Metabacillus sp. KUDC1714, the genomic segment AAAAATTCATGTTATGTGACACTTTTTTTAAAAAAATTATTGGAGGGGGAATTGTTTATATGTCAGGTAAAGAAGAACAAAATTTTGTTATTTCACAAGAAGATTGGACCCTCCATCGTAAAGGCCAGGATGATCAAACACGCCATCAAGAAAAAGTACAAGAAGCGATTCGCAACAACCTTCCAGATCTCATTACAGAAGAAAGTATTGTAATGTCTAATGGGAAGGATGTTGTGAAAATTCCTATTCGTTCACTGGACGAATATAAAATTCGTTATAACTATGATAAGAATAAGCATGTTGGCCAAGGAGATGGAGAAAGTCAAGTCGGCGATGTTGTAGCAAGAGATGGTTCACAGGCAGATGCGAAGGGGCCTGGAAAAGGTCAAGGAGCAGGAGATCAAGCAGGAGAAGATTATTATGAGGCTGAAGTATCTATTTTAGAGCTAGAAGCTGCACTCTTTAAAGAGTTAGAGCTTCCAAATTTAAAGCAAAAGGAACGCGACGATATTGTTATTGAAGATATTGAATTTAATGATATTAGACGTACAGGATTAATGGGTAATATTGATAAAAAACGAACAATGCTAGCAGCATATAAACGTAATGCAATGTCAGGAAAATCAAATTTCCATCCAATTTTTCCTGAGGATTTAAAATATAAAACTTGGAATGAGGTTGTTAAGCCTGAATCAAAGGCTGTCGTAATCGCCATGATGGACACTAGTGGATCAATGGGTCTCTGGGAAAAATATATGGCAAGAAGCTTTTTCTTCTGGATGACAAGATTCTTAAGAACAAAATATGAAAAAGTTGATATCGAGTTTATTGCTCATCACACTGAAGCTAAAGTTGTCACAGAGGAGGATTTCTTCTCAAAAGGTGAGAGTGGTGGAACAATCTGTTCATCTGCATACCGAAAAGCACTTGAGATTATAGAAGAAAAATATAACCCATCACGCTATAATATCTATCCATTCCATTTTTCAGACGGCGATAATTTAACTTCGGATAATGCGAGATGTGTGAAATTAGTCGGGGAACTTATAAAGGTTTCCAATATCTTTGGTTATGGTGAAGTTAATCAGTATAATCGCCACTCAACCTTAATGTCCGCATATAAAAATATCAATGATGAGAAGTTCCGCTACTACATCCTCAAGCAAAAAGCAGATGTTTTCCAAGCAATGAAAAGTTTCTTTAGAAAAGATGATGAGAATAAACTATATGCATAGTTAGAAAAGGCCCTGACTCATTTTATTTTGAGCAGGGCTTTATTTAATTTTTCGGAAATGATGTTGCAAGGGTTAAAAAGGACAAAAGTTTAATCATTGCCTTTCAAAGTAACTCAGAAATATCTTCCTTACAAAAAAGATGATTTTAGGGCATGATAATAAAAAATATTAGGAATAAATAACAAATTATTTTTCTTTATTAACTCCGGAGGTTGGTGTTTTTGGCAACAGAACTATTGATATTAGGAATCCTAATTATTTTAAATGCTTTTTTTGCAGCATCTGAAATCGCCTTGATCTCATTAAACGATAATAAAGTTAGGATAATGGCAGAAAACGGAGATAAAAAGGCGAAAATGCTTTATAGTCTCCTATCAGAACCAAGCCGTTTTTTAGCTACGATTCAAATTGGTATCACACTTGCCGGATTTTTGGCTAGTGCATTTGCAGCAGAAAGCTTTGCAGGAAGGTTAGCAAATACATTGTATGAAATGGGTGTTCCAATCTCTGAGGATTTATTAGGTACTATTTCAGTTATTGTGATTACACTAGTTTTGTCCTATTTTACTTTAGTATTAGGTGAGCTCGTACCTAAGCGACTGGCCTTACAAAAGGCAGAAGCAATCTCAATGTTTGCAGTAATGCCATTAACGATTTTATCTAAAGTATCATCACCATTTGTTAAGTTATTGACTTTATCAACAAACTTTATCGTACGTCTATTTGGTGTAGATCCAAATGCAGATGATGAAAATGTAACGGAAGAAGAAATACGGATGATGGTCGACGTTGGGAAAGAAAGAGGTACCATCCAAGAAACTGAAAAAATGATGATAAATAATATCTTTGAATTAGATAATAAAACAGTATCAGATATTATGACACATCGAACAAATATTATTGCTATTCCCTTTAATTATTCTCTTCTAGAGACTGTACGCTTAGTGAATATTGAAAAATACACAAGGTTTCCGGTCTATGAAGATAAAATCGATCATATTGTTGGGATATTACATGTTAAGGATTTAATTCAGTTTGTTGAAAATTGTGATGAACAAACTTATAACATTAAAGAATTACTCAGGGAACCCTATTTTGTTTTAGAATCAAAACGGATAGATGAACTGTTTAAAGAGATGCAAATGAATAATATTCATATGGCGATTGCTATTGATGAATATGGGGGCACAGATGGAGTCGTAACGATTGAAGATGTTATTGAAGAGATTGTCGGAAATATCTTTGATGAATATGATGATCGCGGCATAGATGAAGAAGAGATTATAGAGCTTGATGACAAGACCTATCTAATTCCTGGAATGACAAATCTTTATGTTGTGGAAGATTTATTAAATATCAATTTCCCAACGGAAGATTTTGATACATTAAGTGGATTTGTTATTGGACAGTTAGGATTTATCCCTAGCGAGAATGAAAAGCCTGAAGTCGAATTTGAAAACATATTATTTAAAGTCGAAAAAATGGATGATAAACGAATCATGCTTTTGAGAGTTTCAGAATTAGAAAAAGGTGAAATAGAAGAAATTGAATAAATTAATATGCCTGAAACCAACTTCTGATAAATGGAGTTGGTTTTAAGCATTTTTATAGTAAAAATCTTAAGTCATAGGTAAAATGAATATTGACGTAGAAATGAAAGGGGATACATATGACATACACAGCTAATAAAGATCGATATCGTGATATGAAATATAATCGAGTTGGAAATTCTGGTTTATTATTGCCTGCTATTTCATTAGGGTTATGGCATAACTTTGGTGGAGTGGATACGTATGAAAATGGAAGAGCGATGTTGCACAAAGCCTTCGACTTGGGAATTACCCATTTTGATTTAGCAAACAACTATGGACCACCACCAGGTAGTGCAGAAGAAATGTTTGGAAAGATTATGAAAACTGAATTTGCCCCCTATCGGGATGAAATGGTGATTTCAACGAAGGCTGGATACCACATGTGGGATGGACCATATGGTGAATGGGGATCAAAAAAATACCTGATTGCAAGTCTTGACCAAAGCTTAAAACGTATGGGACTAGACTATGTTGATGTGTTTTATTCACATCGTCCTGATCCAAACACTCCTTTGGAAGAAACGATGGGAGCCCTTGATCAGATTGTTCGACAAGGGAAAGCATTATATGTTGGGATTTCAAGCTATGATGCGGTCCAAACAGCTGAAGCAGTAAAAATTTTAAACGACCTTGGAACACCTTTACTAATCCATCAGCCGAGTTATTCCATGTTTAATCGTTGGATTGAAGATGGCTTGCAGGATGTATTATCTGAAAATGGAGTAGGCTCAATCGCATTTTGCCCATTGGAGCAAGGCTTATTAACAAATAAATATATTTCAGGAATTCCATCTGATTCACGAGCAGCCAAAGCAAATACATTCTTAGATAAAGATAGAGTCACAGACCAAGTATTAAATCGTGTAAGACATTTAAATGAGCTTGCTGTAGAAAGAGGACAAAATTTAGCTCAAATGGCATTGGCTTGGGTCCTGCGCGAAGGAAGAGTTACTTCTGCACTAATTGGTGCAAGCAAGGTAAGCCAAATTGAAGAAAATGTTGCTGCATTAAATAACCTTGAATTTACTGCAGAAGAATTAGCAAGAATAGAAGAGATTCTTAAAAATTAATTTAAATCTATAAGTTAATTAATAGCTGACTATCATACATAGACTTCACTAGTTTTGAAGATCTAATTGTTTTGGTCAGCTTTTTCGGGTTTTTCTTCATTCTAGTTATAACTAACTGGGAGTATGCTAAATTAGCTTGAGAAGAAGATGTTCTTCTACTAAAAAGACGCGATAGATCCCAAAAGGCGAGATAACCTCGCAAAACTACCTTTTGCATTCTTAAAAAAGAAGGGTTATCATTTTCTTATCAGGTGTTTCAGGAGAGGGAATATGAAGGAATTAACATTTAGGTCATATGATCAATTTCAGCAATTTATTGAGCATAAGGTAATGGAAAAGGCAGTCATGAAAGGACTGCAAGATGAAAAACTTGCCACATTTAAAAAGGAATTTAAAGAAAGAGCAAATAAAATGTGGAAAGAAAATGATTGTGATCATTGGATAGAAAAACATGGGTATGTCGTCATTACGGTGTGGAAAGATGAAATAGGCAGAAGGAAAATAGCGAGAGGAAGGCCGAAAAAGCTTGAATCTGATAAGTTTAACCATTCGATTCACGTAAGACTTGATGATGATGCATACGAAAAGCTTAGCCAATATTGCCGAGAAAAAGATATTGATATATCAGAAGCTATAAGGCAATTGATAAGAGAACTGTAGAAGATATTTTTTGAAAAAAACACTCCAAAGGTAAAATTGATAAAATCCCTCCAATGTCGACAGTTGAAAAACTATTGACGTTGGGGGGGTTTTTTGATTCATTTCATAGCTAAACGGGCGCTTGCGCTTTTTTTCTTAGATCTTTATAGAAATATGGATAATATGTGAATAAAATCCATTTTGCAATAATATTTCAATAATAATCCTTTTCACTAATTATTTTTTGTGATACATTAAATACTGTAGTTGATAATCAATCTCATTAGTAACGAACCTGCTTAAGAATAAGCACATTTTTTTCGTGATGGAT encodes:
- the yhbH gene encoding sporulation protein YhbH codes for the protein MSGKEEQNFVISQEDWTLHRKGQDDQTRHQEKVQEAIRNNLPDLITEESIVMSNGKDVVKIPIRSLDEYKIRYNYDKNKHVGQGDGESQVGDVVARDGSQADAKGPGKGQGAGDQAGEDYYEAEVSILELEAALFKELELPNLKQKERDDIVIEDIEFNDIRRTGLMGNIDKKRTMLAAYKRNAMSGKSNFHPIFPEDLKYKTWNEVVKPESKAVVIAMMDTSGSMGLWEKYMARSFFFWMTRFLRTKYEKVDIEFIAHHTEAKVVTEEDFFSKGESGGTICSSAYRKALEIIEEKYNPSRYNIYPFHFSDGDNLTSDNARCVKLVGELIKVSNIFGYGEVNQYNRHSTLMSAYKNINDEKFRYYILKQKADVFQAMKSFFRKDDENKLYA
- a CDS encoding hemolysin family protein — encoded protein: MATELLILGILIILNAFFAASEIALISLNDNKVRIMAENGDKKAKMLYSLLSEPSRFLATIQIGITLAGFLASAFAAESFAGRLANTLYEMGVPISEDLLGTISVIVITLVLSYFTLVLGELVPKRLALQKAEAISMFAVMPLTILSKVSSPFVKLLTLSTNFIVRLFGVDPNADDENVTEEEIRMMVDVGKERGTIQETEKMMINNIFELDNKTVSDIMTHRTNIIAIPFNYSLLETVRLVNIEKYTRFPVYEDKIDHIVGILHVKDLIQFVENCDEQTYNIKELLREPYFVLESKRIDELFKEMQMNNIHMAIAIDEYGGTDGVVTIEDVIEEIVGNIFDEYDDRGIDEEEIIELDDKTYLIPGMTNLYVVEDLLNINFPTEDFDTLSGFVIGQLGFIPSENEKPEVEFENILFKVEKMDDKRIMLLRVSELEKGEIEEIE
- a CDS encoding ribbon-helix-helix protein, CopG family, which codes for MKELTFRSYDQFQQFIEHKVMEKAVMKGLQDEKLATFKKEFKERANKMWKENDCDHWIEKHGYVVITVWKDEIGRRKIARGRPKKLESDKFNHSIHVRLDDDAYEKLSQYCREKDIDISEAIRQLIREL
- the mgrA gene encoding L-glyceraldehyde 3-phosphate reductase, which codes for MTYTANKDRYRDMKYNRVGNSGLLLPAISLGLWHNFGGVDTYENGRAMLHKAFDLGITHFDLANNYGPPPGSAEEMFGKIMKTEFAPYRDEMVISTKAGYHMWDGPYGEWGSKKYLIASLDQSLKRMGLDYVDVFYSHRPDPNTPLEETMGALDQIVRQGKALYVGISSYDAVQTAEAVKILNDLGTPLLIHQPSYSMFNRWIEDGLQDVLSENGVGSIAFCPLEQGLLTNKYISGIPSDSRAAKANTFLDKDRVTDQVLNRVRHLNELAVERGQNLAQMALAWVLREGRVTSALIGASKVSQIEENVAALNNLEFTAEELARIEEILKN